The genomic window CGCAAATTGCGACTTATGCCCTCCGCTTGCAGCCATTCCTCACGAAAATGCGTTGCAGTATCCCGATTTTTTCAATGCGCCTGTACCTGCATTTGGCGCGCTGGATGCCCGTCTTTTAATTGCTGGGCTGGCACCGGGGCTTAAAGGGGCTAACGCTACAGGGCGCCCATTTACCGGAGATTATGCAGGGGATGTACTCTATGAGATTTTGAAAAGTCAGGGGCTTGCCAGTGGCAGCTATGAAAAACACGCGCAAGACAGCTTGCAGTTGCATGATTGCCGCATTACCAATGCGGTGCGTTGCGTTCCGCCGCAAAACAAGCCGGAAACCAGCGAAATTCATACCTGCAATCATTTTTTGCGTAATGAACTGGCAGCAATGCCAAATTTGCAGGTAATTTTTTCTCTCGGCGGCATATCTCACAAAGCGGTTTTGAGTGCCTGTGGACATAAAGCATCTTTTGCTAAATTTGCTCATGGCGTAACACATAAGCTCACACCCGATTTTCGTGCGCAACCTTTATGGCTGGTCAACACCTATCATTCCTCACGCTATAACATCAACACAGGCCGTGTAACATT from Alphaproteobacteria bacterium includes these protein-coding regions:
- a CDS encoding uracil-DNA glycosylase, with product ANCDLCPPLAAIPHENALQYPDFFNAPVPAFGALDARLLIAGLAPGLKGANATGRPFTGDYAGDVLYEILKSQGLASGSYEKHAQDSLQLHDCRITNAVRCVPPQNKPETSEIHTCNHFLRNELAAMPNLQVIFSLGGISHKAVLSACGHKASFAKFAHGVTHKLTPDFRAQPLWLVNTYHSSRYNINTGRVTLEMIEDVVVQAKKLLE